The genomic window GAGACGCGGGTCGTGGCGCGCGGTGCTCTGGCGCTGGGCATCGGCGGCGGGCGCCTCGGGCACCATGCTGCGCAGTTTCCAGAGCGTAAACGGCCGATGGTTCGCGCCGACGCGGGTCTGCCGAAAAAACACCGGGCCGCCGGGCGACTCGCGTTTGATCAGGAGCGCCAGGACGGCGATCACCGGCGTCGACAACAGCAGGCCGGCCGTCGCCCCCACCAGGTCGAAGCCGCGTTTGAGCATCCGGCTGAACAGGCGCTTGATCGCGAGCTCCTCGATGCCGAGGACCGGTACGCGGCCGATTGTCTGGAGCCGCAGGCCGCTGAGGAAGATGTCGAACGCCCCCGGCACGATCTTCCACTCCACGTAGTTGCGTTCACACGTTTCCACGACGTGGCGCATGTCGGCCTTGGGCAAGTCGAGCCGGGTGAGAATCAGGACGTCGACGTGCTCCCGCGCGAGGATCGCGTCGAGCTCGGCGAGCGGCCCCAGGTCGGCCAACGTCGACTCTCGGCGGGCGGACGGAAACGGGGGCGTCGTCTCCGGCGATGTCACCCGGCCGACGAGCACGAACGGGTGGGCCGGGTCGCGACCGATCTCCTCCGCCAGCGCCGCCGCGTGCTCGTTCCAACCGAGGAGGGCGGCCCGCCGGCGCAGTCGCTCCAGGAGCCGCGTGCGCAGCGCGATGCGGTGGACGGTGATGCGCCAGGCGTAGAGCAGGCCGACCACGCAGACGAATGCCAGCACCACGAAGAGTCGGGAGATGGGCGGATCGAATCTCAGGACGAGCGAGATGCCGAGGTAGGCCACGAGCCAGAACGCCGCGCCCTTCAGAATGGCGTTGAGACTCTGGTAGCGCCGGAGGAGCAGGCGCGCGTCGTAGAGCCCAAACTGGGCAAATGCGGCGATGAGCAGGGCGACGCCCAGCAGCAACAGCGGCAGGTAACGACCGAACGTGGCGTCGGGCACGTCGATGCCGAGCGCGCCAAGGCGCGACCGGTAGCGTAGCCACCAGGCGATCGCCACCCCGGCAAACGTCATGAGCGTGTCGCCCGCGAGGAGCAGCAGGGGCAGGACGGTCTGGCGCAGCCGCGGCGCATCGGTCCACGTCGACGGCGTGCTGCCGGGACGGGCGGAAGGCGACGGGGGCGTGGGGGCGCTCATGACGGGTTACTTGCTGCCGGACTCCGCGCGGTCGAGCAACTCGATCAGCAAGGGCGAGGGCACCCAGCCCTTGTCGGGCCAGAGGAAGGCCAGTTCGGTCTCTCGGACGCTGCTTTCGGTGACAACCCACAGGTCGAAGGGCGGCGGCAGATCAAGATTCCGCATCAGCACGGGGTAGCCCACGCGCTGGCGGCGCAGGCTGTGAGGCGGGATCCGGGTGACGGTTTCGCGACTCGGCGCACCGCGGAAGAACTCGCGCCGCGCCGCGGTGTTGGCGACGGCGGCGACCGCCGCCGCATCGGCCTCGCCCGCGAGCCACGCGCGCAGGCGCTGCAGGTAACGCAGCTCGCGGGCCGGCCAGGAATCGGGCCGGAGTCGCGCCGCCAACCGATCCTCGGTTTGCGCGAGCTGGCTGAGGACGGCGGGCCGGAGCGCGAGGAGGCGTTCGTTGCGCCACCAGGGTGAGAGTTGGAACACGGGGTCGTTCAGCCACTCGAGGGCAAACGCGGCGGCGGCATCAGCCCGGCCGGCGTTGAGACGGGCGAGGCCGAGTCCGAAGTACACGCCGCCCTTGTCGGGCACGAGATGGGCGGCGGCAGTGAAGTGGCGGGCGGCGCGCCCGGGATCGTCGACCACGAGCAGCCAGCCGAGGTTGAAGTGGGCGATCTCCTGGTCCGGGTTCAACGCCAACGACTGCTCGAGCAGCGCCCGGGCCCGCGCCGGTTCGCGCCGTCCGACCTCGTCGCTCAGCGCGGCCACGTTGAGCGCCGGAGCGCGGTCGGACCGGCCGAGCGTAACCAAGGCCAGCAGCCCGAGGAGGGCGAGGACGCCGGGGCCGCGCGCGAGCCTCCGGCCGGGCGCGCTCGCTGGCGGAGGACGCAGGAGGGCGGCACTGGCGGCCACCGCGATTCCGAAGACCGGCACGTCGAGCTGGGCATCGAACAACGAGAACACCGCGTAGCCACCCAGCGCGACGGCGGCGGTTGGGTGGCGCCGCGCGCCGGCCAGGACGAGGACCGCGCCCAGGACGGCGAGGGCGAGGCCCACGCCGCCGAACTCGGCCCAGAGCTGGAGCGGCAGGGAGTGTAGTTGCAGGACGGATTCGGCGCCGCCCTCGAGTTGCGCCCGATACCGCGGGTAGACC from Opitutus sp. ER46 includes these protein-coding regions:
- a CDS encoding O-antigen ligase family protein encodes the protein MIPADGLGPSSRSPEPGRPPPDAGAQGPRLPVVGLAVAALVGLAVISIVPPAATRVFSWPWSLAYAVTLLAPVGILLLRAFAPRHPLVSPRGALGGVALAFAAAVLVSAIASPHRGPALLWAAPWFAATAAFFALFDWLHATPGDEARRRTLTERVFLGMGLLLGVASLLPWLVEVGARTSFAEIVAARNPYPLGHSNYTAGLALLLLPWGVHGARRPARGDRWAGLTVAVMALVMLLSSGSRAGVLALGAMAVAALGLAPWSRRAKARVAAAGLLAGLLFVAANPRTRAMLSPSAADAAPNISNVQRAAMLHAGLRMGMDRPILGWGPGTTPLVYPRYRAQLEGGAESVLQLHSLPLQLWAEFGGVGLALAVLGAVLVLAGARRHPTAAVALGGYAVFSLFDAQLDVPVFGIAVAASAALLRPPPASAPGRRLARGPGVLALLGLLALVTLGRSDRAPALNVAALSDEVGRREPARARALLEQSLALNPDQEIAHFNLGWLLVVDDPGRAARHFTAAAHLVPDKGGVYFGLGLARLNAGRADAAAAFALEWLNDPVFQLSPWWRNERLLALRPAVLSQLAQTEDRLAARLRPDSWPARELRYLQRLRAWLAGEADAAAVAAVANTAARREFFRGAPSRETVTRIPPHSLRRQRVGYPVLMRNLDLPPPFDLWVVTESSVRETELAFLWPDKGWVPSPLLIELLDRAESGSK
- a CDS encoding sugar transferase codes for the protein MSAPTPPSPSARPGSTPSTWTDAPRLRQTVLPLLLLAGDTLMTFAGVAIAWWLRYRSRLGALGIDVPDATFGRYLPLLLLGVALLIAAFAQFGLYDARLLLRRYQSLNAILKGAAFWLVAYLGISLVLRFDPPISRLFVVLAFVCVVGLLYAWRITVHRIALRTRLLERLRRRAALLGWNEHAAALAEEIGRDPAHPFVLVGRVTSPETTPPFPSARRESTLADLGPLAELDAILAREHVDVLILTRLDLPKADMRHVVETCERNYVEWKIVPGAFDIFLSGLRLQTIGRVPVLGIEELAIKRLFSRMLKRGFDLVGATAGLLLSTPVIAVLALLIKRESPGGPVFFRQTRVGANHRPFTLWKLRSMVPEAPAADAQRQSTARHDPRLLRIGAFMRAWNLDELPQFWNVLRGDMSLVGPRPERPYHVDQLAGAIPHYLPRHIVKPGMTGWAQINGLRGDTDLSARVQHDIYYIENWSVWLDLQIVLLTFVRWRSPQAY